The segment CAGTATCACGCCTGATTCAGTACTAAATGTTTCGACTGTGAAATAGGGCGAAAATGAATCGCTACAATTTAAGCACATTCGGAATCGAAAAAACCCGCCAGGAGGTTTTAAATGTACGTATTTTACGATTTAGTTAATCGAACCAATTCATCCATTCACACCGTTGAATGCGTTACAGGATTTTCCGCGATGGTTCGTTAACTTCCAGAATCCAGCTGAGCTGTATCGTGCTCAACCGAGCTACATTTGGTGCCAGGCAGCATTTCTTCTGGGAGCATTACTGTGTTTGATTCACGCCTTCAGGCGAGGTGGCCGTTGGCCGTTTTTGTTCCTTGGAGCGCTTTGCCATGGATTAGTCGTAGAACTAATAACATACTTTGTACCGAGTATCGATAATTTTTGGCACTCAAAAACTCCCATCGATTTTATCGGCCACCGTTTACCGCTGTACATCATATTTCTCTGTAAGTTTATAAACACCTGTGCGGATAGATTTCGCCATAGTTTATCTTATCATTCGCAGATCCGGTGTTTTATTATCAAGCGCATTGGGCGGTTTCTAAGCTGCAATTAAAATGCCGCTGGTCGGAGCATATGGCTGCTGGGCTGTTTGTGGTACTGATTGATCTGCCCTATGACATTGTTAGTGTGAAGTTTGTTCACTGGACGTGGCACGACACTGACCCCAATATTGCCGATAGGAATTACTGGGTACCTTGGAATTCGTATTACTTCCATGCCACTTTTGCGTTCGCATTTTCATTCTTTTTCCACAATGTGCGCAAATGGCTGGACACCCGTAAGCTTGAGCGCTGGCAAGCGGGAACACTGAAAGCTGAACTAGCGGCTGTTGTGGTCGCAGCATTGCTGTCTTTCCCCGGAGGGGCACTTCTTTTCATACCGTTGTATCATCCTTTCCATGATTTTTACAACGTACCAGGAGAAGTTACCACTCTTACACTGCTGTTCGTCTTTCTGGTTACGCTATGGAAGTTCGATAGGAAAAGTAATCGACGATTACCGGAAAAGTGGGTggtcataaaaaaaattaaaataatattctaATCAATGAGTTTGTTTCAAAACTGCTTCTAGGTTAGACACAATGGGTCGCGCTCTGATGGCTCATTTGGTTATTCATTACACCACATTTATGGCAATGGTACTCTTTCTTGACCCGGAAAATGTGGTGGCGGCCGGTTTGCACGAACCGATTGGTGATTGCGAAGCAAAAACACCAGTTTACACAGTGTTGAAAACATTGGAAAAACGAACCTATCTATGTGTTAACGATTACGACGAAAAGTATTTTGATTTTCATTGCCTCAGCCGACCCCCGAAGGATGGGGCTTACTGGTATACAATTTGCGGGACTCCATTTGAGTAAGTTTTGGCATTTTGAATTCCCTAATAGTTGGATATgaatttcttttgtgtttacttcCAGAAATCGGGCCGAATATGTGTTGATAATGTTGCTAATTTCGTTTATTGCGCTGATGGTTTTTCGTACCATACATATAGATTATGACGTTCGTTTTGATGTGTATGATCTTGTTCgcaaagaaaaacgagatcgtagtacgagagaagagaaaaagaaactaaactaactaaacaaatgaaatgatAGTACTTACCTACCTCAGATGAAATCGGATTCAATTACTTATTACTAGCTAGAATAAAGTAAGCCACAATAGCGACGATGATACAACCAACGGCTAACAGTACGTATAGCAGTATATTACTGTCTTTAGATTCTTCCACCTGAACTCGCTTCCGCTCGCGATACTTTTTGCGACCAAACTTTCTTTCGTACTCCTCTAAAGCGCGCTGATTTTCCGCCTCCTCCTGCTGCTTACGGCGGAGCTCCAGCTCGGATAGTTCTTGCTTTTTGGTTTCTTTTATCAGGGCACAACTATCGTCGCAGTCCAAGGTTTTACTCTTGTTGCGAGCGGTGTTACAATTGACTTCCACTTTTCGGTTCCGGCAGTCGCAGGttattttcacctttttgcTGCATTGTTCTGGATTGGGGCACTCGCCCGAGTGACAGGTTGAGTTGCAGCGGTGACCACAGGGGAACTATAAAAAGATTGATTTATTATTGTCAATTTTTTTCGCTATTTGGTGGAATGACTTACGTTTTTCATACACTTTTGTCCACAACTGAGTATGCTCTGTCGGAACAGATTTAGCTCTTCCTCAGTTTTATCCGGAGCATAAAACTCGTgacatttgtagaatatttgcGTCAACCCGCAGTGGCAACTAGTTTTGGTCGGAGCTTGGCAGGGATTGCAAGGTGCTGGGTGACATGGTCTCTTGCAGGGATGAACACAACCGGCCGGTCGTGGTATCTGACAACCGGCTTCACACGGCTGACACTTTGGATCCTGCTCGGTGGAGTCAATTCGTTTTACTGTGTGACACTGTAACTGACACGTATGAACACCACAGCGCAGTGCCCGACCACAAGGTCGTCCACAAGAAGTTGGTTTCGAATTGTAACAAGGCCACAGGGAAGCTTCATGTCCGCCGATACAAGTGACCGATATTTTTTCTTCACATGGTGGATGGGGCAGCTTCTTGATTTCAACCTGTAAAGCGGAATATTTAATTTCATTGTACCGAAAATGCCAACAAAAACTAATTTACAATTTCCATTGGAACATCCCACGGGCCTACGGGCTTGAAATTTTTATCCTTCGTTACTACTCGAACTGCATCGTGACATTTAGCCGCACAAGAGTGCTCACAGTTAGTCGTGTCGTTTAGCAGTCCGCAAATCTGCTGACACAGCGGACAGTCCCCTTGGTGACAATTGTGCGGATTAGAATGATGACACTTCGAGTGTATACGACACGGTAGGCGGCATTTGACCGAACCCGTTTTTTTCTCACGACCACAGGGAACTTCCAAAGTAGTTCCACCACATCGACATTTAATGGTTGCCTTTTGGTTGCACGGATAGCAGGGGCCATGGTGACATAGAGAGCTGCATTTGTGTTTTCCACAAGGTAATGTTTTACCGCAAAGCTTATCACATGGTGGACAGTCTCCATCGCAACATTTTCGATTACAAGGATGCTTACCGCAGCTTTTGGTATTTTTGCATTTCGTTTCACAGTTGAGTTGCTTGTGACAGGCAACTTCCTTAGTGGTGTTTCCGCACCGGCAGGATTTTCTAGTAAATTCTACGCATTGGCCACATTCTCCCGGGTGGCAACGCTCGATACACCGGTGCATTTGACAATCCAAAAACTTTTGACAAGTATCACCGCATGTTCCGATGTCCTCGGAACAGGATGCAACCGAGCTAGTTTTCCCGCAGGGACACGTCCGTGGCATGCCCTGTGGGCATTCACCACACTCGTCATCATGGCAAACTTTCTCACAACGATGTAACCCACAATCATATTGCTTTCCACATATTTTGCCGCACTGCCAGCGTGCCTCGGAACAGTTGACTTCCTTGGTTTTGTTTCCACAGAGACACTTCTGACGGCTTCTACTCTTGCACGGAGGACACTCGTTAGCTGAATGACATATATCACCACATTCGTGAATTCCGCAGTTGCGTTTAAGCTTACACTGTAAagtaatcaaatttgttgattaaaatttatgtaatttaaAGTAAAAACTAACCGTTCTCAAGCACGTCCAGCTGCGCTGCGAACACCGAATCGTTTTTGCCGCCGACTGACCACATTTGCAGGATATGGCGATTGTCTGCGGACACGGCGGGCAAGGTCCCGGGTGGCAAAGCAGAACGCAACGGTGACCGCATTCGGGCACTAGCTTTTTGCCACAAGTTTCACCACACGAATGAGGAATCAACCAAAGATGGTTCTGTGGGCTTTGCTCGCGGCCGCAGAAACATTCGTAATGTCTTGGGATGTCAACCGGTTCGTACTCCTTTCGACACTTCGGACAGTCCCAGTGTACGGAAAGTGCCGGTTTTGGCACATATTCGCCCCGATTGTTGTAGTAGCCTTCCTGCAGCTCGTGGCTGATGCGCTTCTGCGAGATGCTATCGTTTGCCCATCGTTGGATGCACAGCAGATGAAAGAAGGTATAGCAGCTTTTGCAGGACCAAATCGAGTCCGCTCGTTTAACCGTTCCGATGCAAATGAGACATACCGCCGAACGGGATTCCAGCAAATTTTGCAAGTATTCCTGTGTTTTACCGATGTCACCGCTGGATCCGGTGTAATTTTTAAGCACAGTTACCAGGATATCCTGATTGCTATTGTCCCCCTCGTCCTCCTCCTCGCTAGATTCGTACTGCTGGGTGTACTTTTTGGCCGATTCTAGGTGCTTGCGGTGAGCTTGGTTGAATTTTTCTTCCGAATGTTTGAGAAAATTTCCATCCGCCGTTGATGGTTTCTTCGATGCCGACGTTACATTGGTTGCATTTGGACCGGCTCCGGATGGCTTTGTTGGTCGTTGCTGGCGGGCGGGATTGTTTGCCTCGGCCGTATTGTTTCGGTGCCAAGGATTGGCATTTTGCGTGCTTCCCTTGGTGTGGTTATTTCGGTTACGATGCGACATAGTTCCACTGATAATAGAGATTTTTCTTTATGTCTGCTTCTGCTTGGTTTGTTCAACACAACTGTGTGCATTTATTCGGCTTCCGATCTGACGTGGTGGACGGTGGACGTGGTTCATTCGTTTGACGTTTTTCCATAACGCTGGCAGATAATGAGCAAGAAAAGTGATTCATCTATTAGTATCATTTAACTTTTCATAATGTATGAGTTTTTGTCAAATTAGCAAATTTAATTAGCTTAGTAGCTTAGTACATTAGTTTAGTTATGATCTAATGAAAATTGATTATCAAAGCATTGTGCATTATAATCATACTAACTAAATGTTGTTATAAATGTTTATTATTTAATGAAAGATTTATTTTCTAGTTTTTTAAAGCCACATTATATGTTAAAGATTGCATTCCAAGTCAAAAGATCTGCTGCTATATTTGGAACCCAAGTTATCACTTGAAAATACATGTGACTGTTAATGAATATATTTTGCAAACAATGAGAGCTTGCAACAATCAAACTTTACAGTTGCTTTATCCCTGTTTAATTTTTGACTTGGAAAAATAAGACAATAATTCTGTTCTGCAATAGAGTGGTCTATGTGCATGGGACTTACTAAATACCGAAAATGATATAAAACTCCCATAATTTCATAATACTTCTCTACCAAGAACGAATCTTATGAATCAAACTTCGCGAACGCGATGTAGCGCACAAAGCCATTCTTTTTGTAACACAAGAAAATTATTGGCACAGGAATCATTCAGTGATCAAACAAATGCGTTTATGGAATTTTAACCATACCATATAATAGATGAAACCATAGAACACCGGTAACAATGCCCTCCATCGATCAACTTTAAGGGAGCAATTTCCCATTTAAACTCGGAAGCTTGGCTTCAGTTTGCCATATTTTTTGGGAATGTATTTAGTAAAGCAGTAAAGGGTAATAAATAATCACCCGTCAATCAGCCGTGATGCTCTAAACTAACCTATCTTTGTCAGCATAGATGATACATCAGCTGTTTAGCAACATAcaggaaaccgcaacttttcagGTGGACTACAGGCAGGGCACATTGATCAGAGTGAataaaaaggagacctaactgaatgcggcaacacgttgctctgtattactcttaaAGTAAGATTACTTTCTGTCTATAGTAGTGAAAACTGACCACTTTTCAATAGCGagacaagttgagcaggtggaAGTCGTTCACTATATTGGTAATCAGACAATGTCAGAAAGGCTAGGGGTGCCTTAGCAGGTCAGCGAAACATCAGGCGCTTAAACCAGGTCACTCTACATGCCAAACCCCGAATTTTCAAATCACACGTTAAATCCGTATTGTTGTACGCCCGCGAAGcttggtgcgtctcagcggagacaacgcataAATTGCGTGGGTTTAATATTCGTTGCCTgcaatatatcattcgtgcctggcgGTCTGACAActagatatccaatgaggaactccatcatcGATGTCATCAaaggccgatagccacagaaatttgaGAGgaagtagatcggacacacctagaggaaaggagcgaacgagatcttcagaaaagcactcgactggaatccgcaacgACAACGAAGAAGATGCAAAGGCAAAGGCTCATatcgacgcagcttagccaacgacatgttggttgttgacgagaacctttcctggcagcAGCTGAAAGCTATGGCGGGTAACCTCTTGAGATCTCTGAATTTCTTTGCTCTGTCGGATCGGCGGCCATGGACcaataagtaaataagtaagcaTTCGTTTACTGTTGTATCCCTCATTTAGGTACATGTCGAAGTATTGCTTCTATTTCTCGATCATATCACATTCGGTCATGAGAAAGGTTGCCTTTCAAACCTCTGTTTAACTTCCCGTGAGATAAAACTTCCAAACTAAACGTAAGCTAAACGCTACATTGTACAAGCGACATTTTTGCAATCTGCTGCATAAATCCTGCTCACGAATTCCGTTGTTATTGCTGATAAGTTGCGGCAAAGTATTGGAAAGAGTTCCACTCCTCCTCCTATATGTTGGCAATTATTTAGGGTGCTTCACCACCGCGTTTTAGTAGCTCGCTCGGTAATTAGTCAATGATCTCCTAGTGGCTTCCTCGCGGCAGAAAGTACTTGACATCGGACTACGatggtaaatggctgaataatgcgctccagaaccaccgagaggttccacagcctcttattcagcaactcctatctcgacctcctcgtggtaccatccgggatacgttccttagtggaaatcggacaaccggtggaaactagggtcgtatgcggacagagaagggggcactaatGCGaaagctgaagtgtaaactctccgcctgcaggacggttctcttgactcccaggaaccaaagcagagggtccaaagcccctaaaggagatggttgtaatagctgttatctatggctattacgtaaaaatttgaatggataaacccctaatccaaggtgtgacgcgacccgtgccgagggatgaatggtggagggggttctataaattctctcgccgcaacggagcctgtgacgaatatgtggctccaactctctactcacgggtcgagattcactctgcctgatctttgactgtgtgctggagggtgggctgaaacaaaaggagagccgaacagttatggccagtaggatggctgtacaatcgctcaaacaatctataaaagaatatataacgtctagtatccacccctaggttactcaaaagttgctgagtctcaataagagagatctcagcaagcttaccggtcttgtgacaggacattttccgagtaaatatcattttcggaatctcagtttcatacaagatgatatttaacttcggaacacttgctctgctatcgtggagcactaatagtacgcagactgcagtatctcaaaacggggagatctgattggcgtcgccgatcaggatactaggttcataaacctagtcatccctgattggcacatgtctcgctccagctaccagcctgtcacttcctcaataagtgataggtaagcttgaagcgtatagtataataataaaacggggcataccacaatagttcaaaataatggacgcagtggtaagagtacccaacaaagGAGAAGGACCGGTCCACGAGAAAGACTGCAAAATTTACACATCGTTGTTGGCTGTTATAGTTAATAATAACATGCAGATTATTTAGCCTAATCACCGACCTATACGCGTCATATGTTCGGCGGTGCTTGCCAGATAGAGTCAGTATGACcattgcactggccccgtaattgttTCTGAATTTGTCATTTGCCCAATTACCAATATGTCCAAGAAAGGAAGTTTTccttctttgtcttttttgaatgTTAAGTGTTCTTGTGGGTGCTGTTTATGGCTGTTAAAATGGTTTCCACTTCTCCTTTTTTGAATATGCTCAAAACGTCGTCGACGTATCGTCACCATCTTTTCGGGTATAACTGGTTTTGTTTCAGCTTACTTTCAAGgttctatgtatgtatgtatggggttaGCCACCTCACCTCAAGGGTTTTCCATTGTATTCAAGTAGAATTACTGtccaatttatctacctagcaactttcatgtcaatgctgttcgtgaaagacgaaaaggggttgggtggatctataagcaatatcgcttatatgattccacggtaatataagacactccttccggtttctagatacataacttcgccatgCAAACTTATCTTGTGTGGTGATTtatgtgctagaagggcgcgtcaaagtCCTCttcgaccttatatgacttgggctggttaccacatctctcaaccagtcttcgattcattcgataccctgatgctccttcccctttacgataatgatggtatatggcaatgtaagaagatatgtgttatatgaatatacattatatgaaaatatatggacaaaaatcgaacaatctcaccagcagtccttcgaatggaatagagttgcatcatttgagtttacatgagtgcttccattattaattgaatttttcttctggtatccatgagcataaTTTAAACTTTCGTCGGCCCGAATTtttactgtacagtaggaggtgcttgctccatgagctaaaacgaaacaactaattaaaataacttatgttaagaTTGCCTACTAataaggtcgtgtggctcagccgtcatccaaacccacagtgttgagatcaggcagccgggaactaTCCATCATCGGTTActgggtaaggccacgtggaggcgctaggtaggggcttggaatGGCTGGAGCTGTGTTGGACGcttctcatttgccttccccatttcataccctgtttTAGCTTACTTTCAAGATTAGCCATAAACAGTGCACACAGGAACGATGATAGTGGATAGTGGTATCCTCCCACCTTTCTTCTCCATGCGTTGTCCCCATGTTGTTTCAATAGTCAAGCTTCCAAGACGCTTATCGATTCTTTCACAGGGACGCTCGGGAATAAGGCCGTAACATCGCAAGAGACCATTGAAAAATTATGTCGTTTTCTGTTAGTTTTAGGTACTCGACGAACTCTCGTGTGCTGCTGACAAATTGGCTCGGGAATTTTATTGACATTCTTTGGAACTCGGTTACTAACCTTTTGGCAATGTTTTCCGTGGGTGATCCGTTTGCTGTGATTATTTCCCGCAAATCTGTTCCTAGTTTGTGTATTTTGGGTTGTCCTTTTATCCTGGGTAATGCAGGGTTTGATGTCCGTAGTTTTCCGATGCAGTCTCCTACGTTGGTTTCTGTAAAAGAATCCAAGAGCTACTATGAGGTCTATATTATGCCTGTAGCTACCAGAGGAACCTGACCCAAAAATTTATGACTTATAATTTGTGCCCGATTCGTGTCGTTTAAGTTTTTGGCGAAAAACACCTAGTCACCTAGCATCGTATGTATTGTAAGTGATGTTGTTTAGCGACCAACGTCTTTTTGGCCATTCCTACAAGATCTAGTGAATATGACCTATTATTGAATATGTACAATGTTTTTCGTCATGATAGGTCTATTGCTATGAACCAACGTTCTGTATGTGGTACATAATACGATTCATTGATTCAAAAATCTAGTTACTTAATACCGCTacgcaaattaaaaatttatataaaaaacGCATATCAAGCAATGctgtaaaatgtttattcactaGGTTTGTCTTTTTTCTTCGCTAAAACATTGATTACTAGTAACAAATAAGATAACCGTTTGTGCTATATTAGCGTGTAATAATATTGCTATGCAGACTAGATGAGTAGTCTTTTTCAGTGCTCCGTTCGTGCATTTCGTAATGATCAATGTATTAGTAAAACGTGTCACCAGGCGGGTGACATTGATGGCTAGGATTAGGCAAGGCATGCTTCTGTAATCTCCTTTTGTAAGTTTCAGTGATGGAAGCAGCAGTAGTAACTCTGAAGTGGAAGATCTTCAAGTTCAATGCAGAATAGTAAAAGTGAAAGATTTCCCAAAACGACTGCAATGCCATTATTCCTGCTTCGGTTTCTTATAGTACCAAGCAGCCAAAAGAACCGATGAGCTTAGAATTGTTGAAATGCCAAAGTTGGCCAATAGCATTCGATCTCCCGAATCTAGTAGAATGGTGTAAATGCGCGCTGCAACAAAAAGAAATCGCAGAGATGATTACTTACTCAAATTTTCGGAACAGATGAAGAAAACTATTTACTTGAGTTGGTAAATGCTGATATGCCCCATGTTATCAAACTGACCGATTGGGAATCTTTAGAGCGTAAAATTGCGATCAGCTGCATGACCTTACTGGTGGCACCCACCGGAGTTGTGAAAGGCTACAACAATTCGGTTAATATTATACATTCAAACGATGAAATAATTTTTCGAAATCTTACCACAAGCATCATCAACAAGCTACTGGGAATGATCCCACTTGCAAAGCCGATAAATACTGCCGCATACACCGCAGACCAAATGTAGGACGTCTTGTTCAGAATATTTTGATACTTCAGCACTACGTAGACTAGGACGTATTCCTGAATCAAAAGGATTGGGTATTCCATGTACGACAGGAAGGCGTAGCGATTGGTAAAATTGTACAGCATCGTAACGGTGTAGCTGCACAGTTCCATTAGGAGCCCATTCAGCGATAGTCCGGTAGCTGAGCGCAGCTTCTGTACCGTTTGAATTTGTGGCACTTTGCAGAACAAACAGGATGCTATCGTGATCAGTGATAGCAAATCAGCTATAATGTACAAAATGCCTCGGTCATCCAACAGGTCCATTTTATCTTCGTTATATAATTGTCGAAATCAGTGGTAGTTCTATCTGCTCGGGCCTCGACTTCAACGAGTATTGACCTTAGTATTCACACGctctctattttattttacagtaCTTTTAGCTGAAAGATAAAAATAGAAGGGTATATTAGAAATATTGATACGTGCTACTACCTGCAGCTACTGCATAATTAtgattcaaaaataaaacattagACCGCAACCAATCTAAATTggttgaattattttattaTGCAAGTTTGCGGCTCGTCATTAAATAAACTCTTACCATTTTATTGTGTTTGGATCCGAAACCGACTGCTAGCTACAATACTGCGAAAATGCTAcagaaaaatataataattaaaaaacgcaattgttttgaattgagcaGCTCTTACTGAACACACCTGCCTATTGTAGTTTGCGTAGTTTACCGAAAGCCGAATTGTGTATAATCATTCGGACCTATAGCGCCAATACTGTTGCGGCAGCTGCATCTCTGATTGTGTTCATTCATGACATTTTACAACCATTTGACAAATCACAAGCATCAATGAAGTTTGTATAGTGAAAGAGAATCCAATAAGAATAGATTGAATGGAAGCGCCATTCAAAAATTACGTTCGCTTTTATTGATGCGGTGCCAAATGTCTGAGGTTTTATAGATAAATATATGTACGGCTccttgatttttgaattttaactgCAGCTAGTCTGTGTTCTGCTAAAACAAAACAAGCGCTAAAAACTTAAACTTTGTCGTCTCACCAGGTTACCAGAATTTGGAAAAGGTGTGAATGGGATACTTGTCGATTTAATTGTTGTATAATACAACATCTACAAgtgttatcttttgtatttattgcACTATGcctaagaaacatttttgttgtatgtcAGTTTATCAAGCCcttgttccattggttttaACTacacaatagttgaataagttactcttaaacaaaaatgtttgttgggtaaggCTGTAGcgcagaaataaaataaaaattacagcGGTCCTCCAGCCTCTTagccagcaactcctatctctacacCTACTACACCTCGTGGTACGAGCCGGAATACGAGTAACCTTGGCggagatcgagtaaccaacTCCGGACAGGAAAGGTAAACTCTGTGTGTAGCATCGAAGAACAGCCTTGTCAGCCTTGAGCGTCTGTTACCATGTCAGGGGTGGCTCTTGACGGTTTGAcgattcctcaaccaagtgAGCGATTGTACTCTAGGTTAAGAGCGGCTTACGATAGTGTCAGATTCGAAGCGGGCGATTTTATgaagaaaagcaaagcaagaTGCTACATATCATTGTTGAAACTTGCCCTTCTGcccttcgcagccagctgttagggtacagcacaattgcggggctagtgctacgtaCCCTTTTGActctaaaggcc is part of the Sabethes cyaneus chromosome 2, idSabCyanKW18_F2, whole genome shotgun sequence genome and harbors:
- the LOC128734162 gene encoding uncharacterized protein LOC128734162, whose protein sequence is MNRYNLSTFGIEKTRQEVLNDFPRWFVNFQNPAELYRAQPSYIWCQAAFLLGALLCLIHAFRRGGRWPFLFLGALCHGLVVELITYFVPSIDNFWHSKTPIDFIGHRLPLYIIFLYPVFYYQAHWAVSKLQLKCRWSEHMAAGLFVVLIDLPYDIVSVKFVHWTWHDTDPNIADRNYWVPWNSYYFHATFAFAFSFFFHNVRKWLDTRKLERWQAGTLKAELAAVVVAALLSFPGGALLFIPLYHPFHDFYNVPGEVTTLTLLFVFLVTLWKFDRKSNRRLPEKLDTMGRALMAHLVIHYTTFMAMVLFLDPENVVAAGLHEPIGDCEAKTPVYTVLKTLEKRTYLCVNDYDEKYFDFHCLSRPPKDGAYWYTICGTPFENRAEYVLIMLLISFIALMVFRTIHIDYDVRFDVYDLVRKEKRDRSTREEKKKLN
- the LOC128734161 gene encoding NF-X1-type zinc finger protein NFXL1, which produces MSHRNRNNHTKGSTQNANPWHRNNTAEANNPARQQRPTKPSGAGPNATNVTSASKKPSTADGNFLKHSEEKFNQAHRKHLESAKKYTQQYESSEEEDEGDNSNQDILVTVLKNYTGSSGDIGKTQEYLQNLLESRSAVCLICIGTVKRADSIWSCKSCYTFFHLLCIQRWANDSISQKRISHELQEGYYNNRGEYVPKPALSVHWDCPKCRKEYEPVDIPRHYECFCGREQSPQNHLWLIPHSCGETCGKKLVPECGHRCVLLCHPGPCPPCPQTIAISCKCGQSAAKTIRCSQRSWTCLRTCKLKRNCGIHECGDICHSANECPPCKSRSRQKCLCGNKTKEVNCSEARWQCGKICGKQYDCGLHRCEKVCHDDECGECPQGMPRTCPCGKTSSVASCSEDIGTCGDTCQKFLDCQMHRCIERCHPGECGQCVEFTRKSCRCGNTTKEVACHKQLNCETKCKNTKSCGKHPCNRKCCDGDCPPCDKLCGKTLPCGKHKCSSLCHHGPCYPCNQKATIKCRCGGTTLEVPCGREKKTGSVKCRLPCRIHSKCHHSNPHNCHQGDCPLCQQICGLLNDTTNCEHSCAAKCHDAVRVVTKDKNFKPVGPWDVPMEIVEIKKLPHPPCEEKISVTCIGGHEASLWPCYNSKPTSCGRPCGRALRCGVHTCQLQCHTVKRIDSTEQDPKCQPCEAGCQIPRPAGCVHPCKRPCHPAPCNPCQAPTKTSCHCGLTQIFYKCHEFYAPDKTEEELNLFRQSILSCGQKCMKNFPCGHRCNSTCHSGECPNPEQCSKKVKITCDCRNRKVEVNCNTARNKSKTLDCDDSCALIKETKKQELSELELRRKQQEEAENQRALEEYERKFGRKKYRERKRVQVEESKDSNILLYVLLAVGCIIVAIVAYFILASNK
- the LOC128737344 gene encoding solute carrier family 66 member 3 → MDLLDDRGILYIIADLLSLITIASCLFCKVPQIQTVQKLRSATGLSLNGLLMELCSYTVTMLYNFTNRYAFLSYMEYPILLIQEYVLVYVVLKYQNILNKTSYIWSAVYAAVFIGFASGIIPSSLLMMLVPFTTPVGATSKVMQLIAILRSKDSQSVSLITWGISAFTNSTRIYTILLDSGDRMLLANFGISTILSSSVLLAAWYYKKPKQE